One Deinococcus roseus DNA window includes the following coding sequences:
- a CDS encoding GlxA family transcriptional regulator, translated as MPRVAFLILEGVHLLDLAGPVQVFSEAEELGADYKLIHCSVKPTVKSAQGITLADLAPLPDLLPGDLLLVAGCKVGGNLRTMPCPPDEVIHWLQEHHRRGISITSVCSGAGVLGYAGLLQGRKCTTHHMLTDQLQEMFPKAKVQDNRLYVTDGNITTSAGIASGMDMALHFIEQQHGAIFAAKLARGMVVYHRRQGMDLQDSLYMQYRAHLHSGVHRVQDYLIEHAHEQVPLSNLAQLAHLSPRHLTREFKEHTGLTPLQYQQRLRLEKARQLMQNRNLTVERISEMCGFEDARHFRRLYRELLGVSPREARALQS; from the coding sequence ATGCCCAGGGTTGCTTTCTTGATTCTTGAGGGGGTCCATCTGCTGGACCTGGCCGGGCCAGTGCAGGTGTTCTCCGAGGCTGAAGAGCTGGGGGCCGACTACAAACTGATCCACTGTTCTGTGAAACCCACGGTGAAAAGCGCCCAGGGGATCACCCTTGCTGATCTTGCTCCGCTCCCAGATTTGCTGCCTGGAGATTTGCTGCTGGTGGCGGGCTGCAAGGTGGGGGGCAACCTGAGAACCATGCCCTGCCCTCCCGATGAGGTGATTCACTGGCTGCAGGAACACCACCGCAGGGGAATCAGCATCACCTCGGTGTGTTCTGGGGCGGGGGTGCTGGGGTACGCTGGCCTGTTGCAAGGCCGCAAATGCACCACCCACCACATGCTGACGGACCAACTTCAGGAGATGTTTCCAAAAGCAAAAGTGCAGGACAACCGCCTGTATGTCACAGATGGGAACATCACCACCAGTGCCGGAATTGCTTCTGGCATGGACATGGCACTGCATTTCATCGAGCAGCAGCATGGGGCCATTTTTGCCGCGAAACTGGCCCGTGGGATGGTGGTGTACCACCGCAGGCAGGGCATGGATTTGCAGGACAGCCTGTACATGCAATACCGTGCCCACCTGCACAGCGGGGTGCACCGGGTGCAGGACTACCTGATCGAGCATGCCCATGAACAGGTGCCCCTCTCGAACCTGGCGCAACTGGCCCACCTGAGCCCCAGGCACCTGACGCGTGAATTCAAGGAGCATACGGGCCTCACACCTTTGCAATACCAGCAACGTCTGAGGCTGGAAAAAGCCCGTCAGCTCATGCAGAACCGCAACCTGACCGTGGAGCGCATTTCGGAGATGTGTGGATTTGAAGATGCCCGCCACTTCCGCAGGCTGTACCGGGAGTTGCTGGGGGTCAGTCCCAGAGAAGCCCGTGCCCTGCAGAGTTAG
- a CDS encoding AAA family ATPase, with product MLSRETTPYPLKDQPILIVVGVTGVGKSTTLDELQALGVPFTLLPNRREVTDDFIFDGEVITDRSERFKRTAKFRETHPGGMGQLLTELYLQEAPGHTLIFDGLRGLDEVQYAAEHSSSRFIVLDAPDLVRASRLLGRGDTFDQVKVENSGNTLDSLKALKGIEQVFSEEDIVTLSQLDARPEDILAKVKIVVDERQNYDPREANAHLNSLGDSKRVLYVDTTQYGPAEVAKQVKDWL from the coding sequence ATGTTGAGCCGTGAAACCACTCCTTATCCTTTGAAAGACCAGCCCATCCTGATTGTGGTGGGGGTCACTGGTGTTGGCAAAAGCACCACCCTGGACGAATTGCAGGCCCTGGGTGTGCCGTTCACCCTGCTGCCCAACCGCCGGGAAGTCACCGACGATTTCATTTTTGATGGTGAAGTGATCACCGACCGCAGCGAGCGTTTCAAGCGCACCGCAAAGTTCCGGGAAACCCATCCTGGTGGCATGGGCCAGCTGCTGACCGAACTGTACCTGCAAGAAGCGCCCGGTCACACCCTGATCTTTGATGGCCTGCGTGGCCTGGATGAGGTGCAATACGCCGCCGAGCACTCCAGCAGCCGTTTCATTGTGCTGGATGCCCCTGATCTGGTGCGGGCTTCCCGATTGCTGGGCCGTGGTGACACCTTCGATCAGGTGAAAGTGGAGAACTCAGGCAACACCCTGGATTCCCTGAAGGCCCTGAAAGGGATTGAGCAGGTGTTCTCTGAGGAGGACATCGTGACCCTGTCCCAGCTGGACGCCAGACCCGAGGACATCCTCGCCAAGGTGAAAATCGTGGTGGATGAGCGCCAGAATTACGATCCCAGAGAAGCCAATGCCCACCTGAACAGCCTGGGAGACAGCAAAAGGGTGCTTTACGTGGACACCACCCAATATGGACCTGCAGAAGTGGCAAAACAAGTGAAGGACTGGCTGTGA
- a CDS encoding phosphoribosyltransferase family protein, with amino-acid sequence MKTYPVNIGGVSRELPIVELAPGLSVALFNMLGDTEVTEAAGIALAAKLPREVDVLVTPEVKALTLAHVVSRECGKPYVVVRKTQKPYMINPVVREVVSITTGKPQTLVLDGLDVGSLKGKKIAIVDDVVSTGGTLISLSRIIAEVGGEVVAVLTVFTEGDERDDVIALGHLPLFKVE; translated from the coding sequence GTGAAAACCTATCCTGTCAACATTGGTGGCGTCAGTCGGGAGCTTCCCATCGTGGAACTGGCCCCCGGTCTGAGTGTGGCCCTGTTCAACATGCTCGGAGACACCGAGGTGACCGAGGCAGCAGGCATCGCCCTGGCTGCAAAGCTTCCCAGAGAGGTGGATGTGCTGGTGACCCCCGAGGTCAAAGCCCTCACCCTGGCCCATGTGGTGAGCCGGGAGTGCGGCAAACCCTACGTGGTGGTGCGCAAAACCCAGAAGCCTTACATGATCAACCCCGTGGTCCGTGAAGTGGTCTCCATCACCACCGGAAAACCCCAGACCCTGGTGCTGGACGGCCTGGATGTGGGGAGCCTGAAAGGCAAGAAGATTGCCATTGTGGACGATGTGGTCTCCACTGGAGGCACCCTGATCAGCCTGTCCAGGATCATTGCCGAGGTGGGTGGTGAGGTGGTGGCGGTGCTGACCGTCTTCACCGAAGGGGATGAACGGGACGATGTGATCGCCCTGGGGCACCTGCCGCTGTTCAAAGTCGAGTAA
- a CDS encoding GGDEF domain-containing protein, whose amino-acid sequence MLPRFKTTSTEPQQDASRRPTYLLVMGLVVLVGWFFSVVVLDAVPLIHWIVNGAFGLLTVLTLLLAFVPGTLAVFEVGVTLVINFGMLSTVVVGLLDHPRTYDPLEYVMLVPMAYLAAFSFLGVWRGTLVCFSVFVATVVITLRHYLPILDHLTDPEAQAFRILQLHYIASIVEIGGLYGLTTFLERQTRARVQAEATARFAFIDPLTGLGNRRRFQQVLEGTLKHAQHDGTGFALMFVDLDHFKQVNDLHGHQAGDALLQQISSRLAQSIRQTDLLARISGDEFAIVADGISEARTATALADKLIAALAAEFALADLKLKASASIGISLYPQHGETAQELLAHADQAMYLSKSRGRHGYTLYGTEQIVPC is encoded by the coding sequence ATGTTGCCCCGCTTCAAAACCACCTCCACAGAGCCCCAACAGGATGCCTCTCGCAGGCCCACCTACCTGCTGGTGATGGGTCTGGTGGTGCTGGTGGGATGGTTTTTCTCTGTGGTGGTGCTGGATGCGGTGCCCCTGATCCACTGGATTGTGAATGGAGCTTTCGGCCTTCTGACGGTGCTGACCCTGCTGCTGGCTTTTGTTCCGGGCACACTGGCGGTTTTTGAGGTGGGTGTGACTCTGGTGATCAATTTTGGGATGCTCTCCACGGTGGTGGTGGGCCTGCTGGACCATCCCAGAACGTATGACCCGCTGGAATACGTGATGCTGGTCCCCATGGCTTACCTTGCTGCTTTCTCTTTCCTGGGGGTATGGCGGGGCACCCTGGTGTGCTTCTCGGTTTTTGTGGCCACAGTGGTGATCACCCTGAGGCATTACCTCCCCATTCTGGACCACCTGACAGATCCAGAAGCGCAGGCTTTCCGCATCCTGCAACTGCATTACATTGCCAGCATCGTGGAAATTGGCGGTCTGTATGGCCTCACCACCTTTCTGGAACGGCAAACCCGCGCCAGAGTGCAGGCAGAGGCCACTGCCAGATTCGCTTTCATTGACCCCCTGACCGGACTGGGCAACCGCAGGCGCTTTCAGCAGGTGCTGGAAGGCACCCTGAAACACGCCCAGCACGACGGGACCGGATTTGCCCTGATGTTTGTGGACCTGGACCACTTCAAGCAGGTGAACGACCTGCACGGGCACCAGGCCGGAGATGCCCTGTTGCAACAGATTTCCAGCCGCCTGGCCCAGAGCATTCGCCAGACGGATTTGCTGGCCCGCATCAGTGGAGATGAATTCGCCATTGTGGCAGATGGCATTTCCGAGGCCAGAACCGCCACAGCTCTGGCAGACAAGCTGATCGCTGCTCTTGCTGCAGAATTTGCCCTTGCAGATCTCAAATTAAAAGCCTCAGCCAGCATCGGAATCAGCCTGTATCCCCAGCATGGGGAAACCGCACAGGAATTGCTGGCCCATGCAGATCAGGCCATGTACCTCAGCAAATCCAGAGGGCGGCACGGATACACCCTGTATGGAACCGAACAGATTGTGCCCTGTTGA
- the glmM gene encoding phosphoglucosamine mutase, whose translation MSERKFFGTDGVRGVAGKSPLTAGWVLELGQAAAEVLKRNFERPSVVIGKDTRYSGDMLEAALAAGLTSRGVNVVHVSVMPTPGVSYLVRHLKASAGVVISASHNPYDDNGIKFFGANGEKLSDSLELEIEALIGEHPDLSDITGSALGAVTNYREAERLYTDYLVSQAPRMDGLRIALDCANGAAYRIAPRVFQRAGADVFAVYTTPDGLNINRNCGSTHMEHLRLIVKEGDFDLGIAFDGDADRALLVDSRGNVIQGDHILYLTAKARNEKRVVTTIMANMGLEVKLKQEGIHLERTAVGDRYVHERMVEKALTLGGEQSGHVLFTDISPTGDGILTALQVLKASKQQKKSLDDLHDELVMFPQTLLNVKCADKHGISKRPEVQAAVKEAEGKLAGRGRINLRPSGTEPIVRVMVEGPDQTEIEQIAGEVADVIRSLQ comes from the coding sequence ATGAGTGAACGCAAGTTTTTTGGAACAGATGGGGTCAGAGGGGTTGCAGGAAAGTCCCCGCTCACTGCAGGCTGGGTGCTGGAATTGGGGCAGGCCGCTGCAGAAGTTTTGAAGCGCAATTTTGAACGTCCCAGTGTGGTGATCGGCAAGGACACCCGTTACTCAGGTGACATGCTGGAAGCTGCCCTGGCTGCAGGCCTGACCTCCCGTGGGGTCAATGTGGTTCACGTGTCTGTGATGCCCACCCCTGGGGTGAGTTATCTGGTGCGCCACCTGAAAGCCAGTGCGGGTGTGGTGATCAGCGCCAGCCACAATCCCTACGATGACAACGGCATCAAATTCTTTGGTGCCAACGGCGAGAAACTGTCGGATTCTCTGGAGCTGGAAATTGAGGCCCTGATTGGGGAACATCCCGACCTATCGGACATCACGGGTTCTGCACTGGGTGCAGTCACCAATTACCGGGAAGCAGAACGCCTGTACACCGATTATCTGGTCAGCCAGGCTCCCCGCATGGACGGTTTGAGGATTGCGCTGGATTGTGCCAACGGTGCAGCCTACCGCATTGCCCCCAGGGTGTTTCAGCGGGCAGGTGCAGATGTGTTTGCCGTTTACACCACACCAGATGGCCTGAACATCAACCGCAACTGCGGGTCCACCCACATGGAGCACCTGCGCCTGATTGTCAAAGAAGGGGATTTTGACCTGGGGATTGCCTTTGATGGAGACGCAGACCGTGCCCTGCTGGTGGATTCCAGAGGCAACGTCATTCAGGGAGACCACATCCTGTACCTGACTGCAAAAGCCCGCAATGAAAAACGGGTGGTCACCACCATCATGGCCAACATGGGCTTAGAGGTGAAACTCAAACAGGAAGGCATCCACCTGGAGCGCACCGCTGTCGGAGACCGCTACGTGCACGAGCGCATGGTGGAAAAAGCCCTCACACTGGGAGGTGAACAGTCCGGTCATGTGCTGTTCACAGACATCAGCCCCACCGGAGACGGCATCCTGACCGCCTTGCAAGTCCTGAAAGCCAGCAAACAGCAGAAAAAATCTCTGGATGACCTGCATGATGAACTGGTGATGTTCCCCCAGACCCTCTTGAATGTGAAGTGCGCAGACAAACACGGCATCAGCAAGCGTCCGGAAGTGCAGGCCGCTGTGAAAGAAGCAGAGGGCAAACTTGCTGGCAGAGGGCGCATCAACCTGCGTCCCAGTGGCACCGAACCTATCGTGCGCGTGATGGTGGAAGGCCCAGACCAGACCGAGATCGAGCAGATCGCTGGTGAAGTGGCAGATGTGATTCGCAGCCTGCAATAA
- a CDS encoding isochorismatase family protein, with the protein MKTALLVIDVQDSFKALPRWQKRSNPQFEENLSHLILEFRAQGHEIIWITHQEFDSPDNPFHPEHPAYRLMDFVERKPGEVLFEKSTRNSFTSTGLQQYLTQKGIGHLVITGIQTEQCCETTTRVAGDFGYRVSFVTEATQTFPIKHWARDEHISTDEIIKATEYHLAGRFATIHTVDSLLGQLQTGKEPVLL; encoded by the coding sequence ATGAAAACAGCACTGTTGGTCATTGATGTGCAGGATTCCTTCAAAGCCCTCCCCCGCTGGCAGAAACGCAGCAATCCCCAGTTCGAGGAGAACCTTTCCCATCTGATTCTGGAATTCCGGGCACAGGGACATGAAATCATCTGGATCACCCACCAGGAATTTGACAGTCCCGACAACCCCTTCCACCCCGAGCACCCTGCTTACCGCCTGATGGACTTTGTGGAGCGCAAACCTGGAGAGGTGCTGTTCGAGAAAAGCACCCGCAATTCCTTCACCTCGACCGGCCTGCAGCAGTACCTCACCCAGAAGGGCATTGGGCATCTGGTCATCACGGGCATCCAGACCGAGCAGTGCTGTGAAACCACCACCCGTGTGGCAGGAGACTTCGGGTACCGGGTGTCTTTTGTGACCGAGGCCACCCAGACCTTCCCCATCAAGCACTGGGCCAGAGATGAGCACATCAGCACCGACGAGATCATCAAGGCCACTGAGTACCATCTGGCGGGCCGCTTCGCCACCATTCACACCGTAGACAGCCTGCTGGGGCAGCTCCAGACCGGCAAAGAACCCGTCCTGCTGTAA
- a CDS encoding replication-associated recombination protein A codes for MTLFEPTPPLAERLRPTNLDEVYGQKHLLAPGKPLRRMLEGGFLSSLILWGPPGVGKTTLARLISRTAKAHFIQLSAVTAGIKDVREAVEVAQGRRARGERTVLFLDEIHRFNKAQQDALLPHVESGLLTLIGATTENPSFEVNPALRSRARTLVLKPLTDEDISGLIDRALTDPKGLAGVTLTPEGRELLIQLADGDARRSLGALEVASSIANPITPEAIKEAFGTHVPSMDKQGEDFYNLISALHKSVRASHVDGALYWLARMVAGGADPIYIARRIVRMAAEDIGLADPNALKLAMSAQQAMHLLGSPEGDLALAQAVVYLALAPKSNSVYKAWGEVLRMAEEDRQHPIPLHLRNAVTGLMKSQGYGRGYAYYFDDPEGSFAQTYLPDELLDTQFYQPTGEGWESRVRERWSALQQKHHKETREENTEKP; via the coding sequence GTGACCCTCTTTGAACCCACGCCCCCCCTTGCAGAACGCCTGAGGCCCACCAACCTGGACGAGGTGTATGGACAGAAACACCTGCTGGCCCCAGGAAAACCACTCAGACGCATGCTGGAAGGGGGATTTCTTAGCTCCCTGATTTTGTGGGGACCTCCTGGAGTGGGGAAGACCACGCTGGCCCGCCTGATTTCCAGAACCGCCAAGGCCCATTTCATTCAGCTTTCTGCAGTGACGGCCGGGATCAAGGACGTGCGAGAAGCGGTGGAGGTGGCCCAGGGCCGCCGCGCCAGAGGAGAACGCACCGTGCTCTTTCTGGACGAGATTCACCGTTTCAACAAGGCCCAGCAGGACGCGTTGCTTCCCCATGTGGAAAGTGGACTGCTGACCCTGATCGGGGCCACCACCGAGAACCCCAGCTTTGAGGTGAACCCAGCTTTGCGCTCAAGGGCCAGAACGCTGGTTTTAAAGCCCCTCACCGATGAGGACATCTCTGGACTCATTGACCGTGCCCTGACCGATCCCAAAGGACTTGCTGGCGTCACCCTGACCCCTGAAGGCCGGGAACTGCTGATTCAACTGGCAGACGGAGATGCCCGACGGTCTCTGGGGGCACTGGAAGTGGCTTCCAGCATTGCCAACCCCATCACCCCGGAAGCCATCAAAGAAGCGTTTGGCACCCATGTGCCCAGCATGGACAAGCAGGGGGAGGACTTCTACAACCTGATCTCTGCCTTGCACAAGAGCGTGCGCGCCTCCCATGTGGATGGTGCCCTTTACTGGCTGGCCCGCATGGTTGCAGGTGGCGCAGATCCCATCTACATTGCCCGCCGCATTGTGCGCATGGCCGCAGAGGACATCGGACTGGCAGATCCCAACGCTTTAAAGCTGGCCATGAGTGCCCAGCAAGCCATGCACCTGCTGGGAAGCCCGGAAGGGGATCTGGCCCTGGCCCAGGCTGTGGTGTATCTGGCGCTGGCCCCCAAATCCAACAGCGTTTACAAGGCCTGGGGCGAGGTTCTGCGCATGGCCGAAGAAGACCGCCAGCACCCCATCCCCCTGCACCTCAGAAATGCCGTCACAGGCCTGATGAAGTCTCAGGGGTATGGCAGAGGATACGCTTACTATTTTGATGATCCAGAAGGTTCTTTTGCCCAGACCTACCTTCCAGATGAACTGCTGGACACCCAGTTCTATCAGCCCACCGGAGAAGGCTGGGAATCCAGGGTGCGGGAACGCTGGTCTGCCCTGCAGCAAAAGCACCACAAAGAGACCAGAGAAGAAAACACAGAAAAACCCTGA
- a CDS encoding Vgb family protein, producing the protein MKTFHALLMASTLLFTACGSVPAPSNPTPPVQQTDSPVVYFELDTQTGKVTPLGQAAGVQKQTVYRSGTGFNFSVATKEQLDGVYTLQFTVTNATGQDMGVDGEITATFVNFQAQDGAGASVPGGGVVNASGHQAQTYFPYIAITNSKNLEGTNPLPIEPTTNFKFTTSIQVPAPATKAVVGLVLRASQQFNTLPVAPNAWLTPAYGKYRDNIFQQGSEEKARFNAPGSLTTCPDGTVYLTDLNGLWKLDHHQAVLVRTGAAFSNFSQLACNEDGLFMTQMNLNRIYKLDPVSYAPTSIAGTGAVGSADGPGNTATLYAPYHMVAYGTSLYFNEYGSYKIRKLSKTTTGDYQVTTRYASTEQTGGIAVDPQGNLFYSTFYGLWRLDPQSNTPVNINSQTLGISTLQWHPSGRVVAAVLGDNRVYVYTPTSSDLTRSWTRTVLAGNGSVADPVAYGTASTSPLSYPYGMTIDPYGNLLVASFSAHLIYRIDRLR; encoded by the coding sequence ATGAAAACCTTCCATGCCCTCCTGATGGCAAGCACACTGCTGTTCACAGCCTGTGGCAGCGTTCCAGCACCTTCAAACCCCACCCCTCCTGTGCAGCAAACCGACAGTCCAGTGGTTTACTTTGAACTGGACACCCAGACCGGAAAAGTCACCCCCCTGGGACAGGCTGCTGGAGTGCAGAAACAGACGGTGTACCGTTCCGGGACAGGTTTCAATTTCTCGGTCGCCACAAAAGAGCAGCTGGACGGGGTTTACACCCTGCAATTCACCGTGACCAACGCCACCGGGCAGGACATGGGTGTGGATGGCGAAATCACTGCCACCTTTGTGAACTTCCAGGCCCAGGACGGTGCAGGTGCCAGCGTGCCTGGAGGCGGTGTGGTCAATGCCTCTGGACACCAGGCCCAGACCTACTTCCCTTACATTGCCATCACCAACAGCAAAAACCTGGAAGGCACCAACCCCCTGCCCATCGAACCCACCACCAATTTCAAGTTCACCACCAGCATTCAGGTGCCTGCTCCAGCCACCAAAGCCGTGGTGGGCCTGGTGCTGCGGGCCTCCCAGCAATTCAACACCCTCCCGGTTGCACCCAATGCCTGGCTGACTCCAGCGTATGGCAAATACAGGGACAACATCTTCCAGCAGGGCAGCGAGGAAAAAGCACGCTTCAATGCTCCAGGGTCCCTGACCACCTGCCCGGATGGAACCGTCTACCTCACGGACCTCAATGGCCTGTGGAAACTTGATCACCATCAGGCGGTTCTTGTGCGTACAGGAGCAGCCTTCTCCAACTTCTCCCAACTGGCCTGCAACGAAGACGGTCTGTTCATGACCCAGATGAACCTGAACCGGATCTACAAACTTGATCCTGTCTCTTATGCCCCCACGTCCATTGCTGGCACCGGAGCCGTGGGCTCTGCAGATGGTCCTGGCAACACCGCCACCCTCTATGCTCCTTACCACATGGTGGCTTATGGGACCAGCCTGTACTTCAACGAATACGGCTCCTACAAGATCCGCAAGCTCAGCAAAACCACCACCGGGGATTATCAGGTGACCACCCGCTACGCTTCCACCGAGCAAACCGGAGGCATTGCTGTTGACCCGCAAGGCAACCTGTTTTACAGCACCTTTTATGGACTCTGGCGGCTGGATCCCCAGAGCAACACCCCCGTCAACATCAATTCCCAGACGCTGGGGATTTCCACGCTGCAATGGCACCCCTCAGGGCGTGTGGTCGCGGCAGTGCTGGGCGACAACCGGGTGTACGTCTACACCCCAACCAGCAGTGACCTCACCCGCTCCTGGACCCGCACAGTCCTGGCAGGCAATGGTTCTGTCGCTGATCCCGTGGCTTATGGGACAGCCAGCACTTCACCCCTGTCCTATCCTTATGGCATGACCATCGACCCTTATGGCAACCTGCTGGTGGCCAGTTTCAGTGCCCACCTGATTTACCGGATAGACCGCCTGAGGTGA
- a CDS encoding mandelate racemase/muconate lactonizing enzyme family protein, with amino-acid sequence MKIQNLELVLYRLPMKSALKWGAVSAMSTADAALVRITLEDGSTGEGEALARPTIYGETLHSFVGIFDLLKPRLIGMDIEDVDGLWKTVQSVANNHTIKGAIDSALWEARFRSRGQDLFAELQGPHKALKVSFILGITDLEGMLQEAREVHAAGVRVLKVKVGRDYQKDLQVIHALKAELPDMDLYADSNETLTPDAAPQILQAMGEAGLLWVEEPLPVHQTRARMELKKLGVLPIIADDSCFTLGQLERELDLDTFDILNIKPPRTGITGSLKMLELAKAAGKRVMIGSQAGNLTSMRHSALIASLEGVDCPSELTFFLKLGGDISGPNPVLQDGHLNLQDLAGLRPDPEKLQQYSIRL; translated from the coding sequence GTGAAGATCCAGAACCTGGAACTGGTGCTGTACCGCCTGCCCATGAAAAGCGCCCTGAAGTGGGGTGCCGTGTCTGCCATGAGCACTGCAGATGCCGCTCTGGTGAGGATCACCCTGGAAGATGGCAGCACTGGAGAGGGCGAAGCGCTGGCCCGTCCCACCATTTACGGCGAAACCCTGCACAGTTTTGTGGGCATTTTTGACCTGCTCAAACCCCGCCTGATCGGGATGGACATTGAAGATGTGGATGGCCTCTGGAAAACCGTCCAAAGTGTGGCCAACAACCACACCATCAAAGGGGCCATCGACAGTGCCCTGTGGGAAGCCCGTTTCAGAAGCAGAGGCCAGGACCTCTTTGCTGAATTGCAGGGACCCCACAAAGCCCTGAAGGTCAGTTTCATTCTGGGCATCACCGACCTGGAAGGCATGCTGCAGGAAGCCCGGGAGGTACACGCCGCAGGGGTGCGGGTGCTGAAGGTCAAGGTGGGCCGGGATTACCAGAAGGATTTGCAGGTGATTCACGCCCTGAAAGCCGAACTCCCGGACATGGACCTTTACGCAGACAGCAATGAGACCCTCACCCCGGATGCTGCCCCCCAGATCCTGCAAGCCATGGGAGAAGCCGGTCTGTTGTGGGTGGAGGAACCCCTGCCTGTGCACCAGACCCGTGCCCGCATGGAGCTGAAAAAGCTGGGCGTGCTGCCCATCATTGCAGACGATTCCTGCTTCACGCTGGGCCAGCTGGAGCGGGAACTGGACCTGGACACCTTCGACATCCTGAACATCAAACCCCCCAGAACGGGCATCACTGGAAGCCTGAAGATGCTGGAACTGGCAAAAGCTGCAGGCAAACGGGTGATGATTGGTTCTCAGGCCGGAAACCTGACCAGCATGCGACACAGTGCCCTGATCGCCAGTCTGGAAGGCGTGGATTGCCCCAGCGAACTGACCTTCTTCCTGAAGCTGGGTGGCGACATCTCCGGGCCAAATCCAGTTTTGCAGGACGGGCACCTGAACCTGCAAGATCTGGCTGGACTCAGACCTGACCCTGAAAAACTGCAGCAATACAGCATCAGGCTCTAA
- a CDS encoding NUDIX hydrolase gives MSRLQWAREILGLAQAGLAYSNNVFDTQRYQRLQEMAAEMLAPYTDRPAEELLAFLKAEAGYPTPKIDVRAVVFKDEQILLVQEMTDGGWSLPGGWADQGESPSEMAIRETREEAGFDVRAVKLLAIYDRNRHDHPHSIWDSYKIFVHCELLGGTAQTSIETSAVGFFSEDALPPLSTERITEKQIRRMFEHLRNPDLPADFD, from the coding sequence ATGTCACGACTCCAGTGGGCCAGAGAAATCCTCGGGCTTGCCCAGGCCGGGCTTGCCTATTCCAACAACGTTTTCGACACCCAGCGTTACCAGCGCTTGCAGGAAATGGCCGCAGAAATGCTGGCCCCGTACACAGACCGTCCTGCAGAAGAACTGCTTGCTTTTCTCAAAGCCGAAGCAGGGTATCCCACCCCCAAAATTGATGTGCGGGCTGTGGTTTTCAAAGATGAGCAGATCTTGCTGGTTCAGGAAATGACCGATGGAGGCTGGAGTTTGCCCGGAGGCTGGGCAGACCAGGGAGAAAGCCCCTCGGAAATGGCAATCCGGGAAACCCGTGAAGAAGCAGGTTTTGATGTGCGGGCCGTGAAACTGCTGGCCATTTATGACCGCAACCGCCACGACCACCCGCACTCCATCTGGGACAGCTACAAGATCTTCGTGCACTGTGAACTGCTGGGAGGCACGGCCCAGACCAGCATCGAAACCAGCGCAGTGGGCTTTTTCAGCGAAGATGCCCTGCCCCCCCTGTCCACAGAGCGCATCACAGAAAAACAGATCCGCAGGATGTTTGAGCACCTGCGGAATCCAGATTTGCCAGCGGATTTTGATTAG
- a CDS encoding TerC family protein — translation MFEWMGSSEMWIAFATLTLLEIVLGIDNIIFISILSGKLPAEQQARARTTGLLLAMGTRLLLLLSLAWIIRLTAPLFTVFGQEISGRDLILIVGGLFLLYKATREIHEKLEGQDHEGVSKAPPNFSAVIGQILLVDIVFSLDSVITAVGMVDNIWVMVSSVVVTVAIMLFAAGPISSFVNRHPTVKMLALSFLLLIGMTLVAEGVGFHVPKGYIYFAMGFAVLVELLNIRTRKGKGKKVQFNEPQTDNP, via the coding sequence ATGTTTGAATGGATGGGCAGTTCTGAAATGTGGATCGCGTTTGCGACCCTCACCCTGCTGGAGATTGTGCTGGGGATCGACAACATCATTTTCATTTCGATCCTCAGTGGCAAGCTTCCGGCAGAACAGCAGGCACGGGCACGCACCACAGGTCTGCTGCTGGCGATGGGAACCCGCTTGCTGCTGCTGCTGTCGCTGGCCTGGATCATTCGCCTGACCGCACCACTTTTCACGGTTTTTGGCCAGGAGATCAGCGGTCGGGATCTGATCCTGATTGTCGGGGGTCTCTTTTTGCTGTACAAAGCCACCCGTGAAATTCACGAGAAGCTGGAAGGCCAGGACCATGAGGGGGTCAGCAAAGCCCCACCCAACTTCAGTGCGGTGATCGGGCAGATCCTGCTGGTGGACATTGTCTTCTCGCTGGACAGTGTGATCACGGCCGTGGGCATGGTAGACAACATCTGGGTGATGGTGTCCTCGGTGGTGGTCACGGTGGCCATCATGCTGTTTGCTGCTGGCCCCATCAGCAGTTTTGTGAACCGACACCCCACCGTGAAGATGCTGGCCCTGTCTTTCCTGCTGCTGATTGGAATGACCCTGGTGGCCGAAGGGGTGGGCTTCCATGTGCCCAAGGGCTACATTTACTTTGCCATGGGTTTTGCAGTGCTGGTGGAACTCCTCAACATTCGCACCCGCAAAGGAAAAGGCAAAAAGGTGCAGTTCAACGAACCCCAGACCGACAACCCCTGA